From Xiphophorus hellerii strain 12219 chromosome 20, Xiphophorus_hellerii-4.1, whole genome shotgun sequence, the proteins below share one genomic window:
- the avpr2b.1 gene encoding vasopressin V2 receptor — translation MAWSSANTSNASSEAVPAGDEPRDERLARLEIALLSIIFVAAGLLNFGLLLALWKRRKQLSRMRVFVLHLCVADLVVAFFQVCPQLMWDITDRFIGPDILCRLVKYLQVVGMFASTYMIVVMTIDRYQAICNPMVTFQRKRARWNGPVCAAWCVSFVGSLPQVFIFSRVEVAPGVYDCWGQFVAPWGLRAYVTWTTLVIFVLPILIVIVCQVRICRAVHANIHLKARHHAGAAGEAASRPLSSRASCVVGLSKARVKTVKMTVVIVLAYVVCWTPFFTVQLWSVWDAEAPTQSATFTILMLLASLNSCVNPCIYLVFSGKLPERLVALMCVDEADLKESMQEEATMVSSLYISLKGLSDCR, via the exons ATGGCTTGGTCCAGCGCGAACACCAGCAACGCCAGTTCGGAGGCCGTCCCGGCCGGGGACGAGCCCCGCGACGAGCGGCTGGCTCGCCTGGAGATAGCCCTGCTGTCCATCATCTTCGTCGCCGCGGGGCTCCTGAACTTCGGGCTCCTGCTGGCGCTGTGGAAGCGGCGGAAGCAGCTCTCCAGGATGCGCGTCTTCGTCTTGCACCTGTGCGTCGCCGACCTGGTGGTCGCGTTCTTCCAAGTGTGCCCGCAGctcatgtgggacatcactgaCAGATTCATCGGCCCGGACATCCTGTGTCGCCTGGTGAAGTACCTGCAGGTGGTCGGGATGTTCGCCTCCACCTACATGATCGTGGTGATGACCATCGACCGCTACCAAGCCATCTGCAACCCCATGGTGACTTTCCAGCGGAAGAGGGCGCGCTGGAACGGCCCCGTCTGCGCCGCCTGGTGCGTCTCCTTCGTCGGCAGCCTCCCGCAGGTCTTCATCTTCTCCCGGGTCGAGGTCGCTCCGGGGGTCTACGACTGCTGGGGTCAGTTCGTCGCGCCGTGGGGGCTGAGGGCCTACGTGACCTGGACCACTCTGGTGATATTCGTCCTGCCGATTCTCATCGTGATCGTGTGCCAGGTGCGCATCTGCCGCGCCGTGCACGCCAACATCCACCTGAAGGCGCGCCACCACGCCGGGGCTGCGGGGGAGGCGGCGAGCAGGCCGCTGTCCTCCCGGGCGAGCTGCGTGGTGGGGCTGTCGAAGGCGCGGGTCAAGACGGTGAAGATGACCGTGGTGATCGTGCTGGCCTACGTCGTCTGCTGGACGCCGTTCTTCACCGTGCAGCTCTGGTCCGTCTGGGACGCCGAGGCGCCCACCCAGT CGGCCACCTTCACCATCCTGATGCTGCTGGCCAGCCTGAACAGCTGCGTGAACCCCTGCATCTACCTGGTGTTCAGCGGGAAGCTGCCCGAGAGGCTGGTCGCCCTCATGTGTGTGGACGAGGCCGACCTGAAGGAGTCCATGCAGGAGGAGGCCACCATGGTCAGCTCCCTGTACATCAGCCTCAAAGGCCTTTCAGACTGCAGGTAG